The following are encoded together in the Triticum dicoccoides isolate Atlit2015 ecotype Zavitan chromosome 6B, WEW_v2.0, whole genome shotgun sequence genome:
- the LOC119322193 gene encoding actin-related protein 4, with protein MYGGDEVSAIVIDVGSYSCKAGYAGDDTPKCVFPSVVGSTEQTGDTDEAKPEKEADSGSDPKNGSKPMDVDKAKTKRKYYVGQELEFRRDHMEVISPLKDGTVTDWEVVDNIWNHAFRQRLLINPEEHPMLIAEPSTNSGQQREKAAELMFEKYKVPALFLAKNAVCTSFDASGRATSLVVDCGGGSTVVSAVHDGYVLQKSVATSPIGGEFLTDCMMKSLESKGVVIRPKYSFKKKEVSPGDYKVVDLDFPNTTDSYRLYCMRAIASDIKESVCRVPDTPFDEVAYANVPTTSYELPDGQTIEVGADRFKIPDILFNPYLSQTIPGIDGFGDSTSIRGLPRMVLDSVNRCDVDIRKELLSNILLSGGSSSILQIKERLEKEVLEESPQNARVKVLASGSSMERRFSVWIGGSILASLGSFQQMWFSKAEYEEHGVSYIQRKCP; from the exons ATGTACGGCGGCG ACGAGGTCTCAGCGATCGTCATCGACGTGGGCTCCTACAGCTGCAAGGCGGGCTACGCTGGCGACGACACCCCCAAATGCGTCTTCCCCTCg GTTGTTGGTTCAACTGAACAAACGGGAGATACTGATGAAGCTAAGCCAGAAAAGGAGGCCGACTCTGGATCAGATCCTAAGAATGGATCCAAGCCTATGGATGTGGACAAAGCCAAGACAAAGCGCAAATATTATGTAGGCCAAGAATTAGAATTCAGGAGGGATCATATGGAG GTGATCTCACCGCTGAAAGATGGAACAGTTACTGATTGGGAAGTTGTTGACAACATATGGAACCATGCTTTTAG ACAGCGGCTATTGATCAATCCTGAAGAGCATCCTATGCTGATAGCAGAACCATCTACAAACAGTGGACAGCAAAGAGAGAA AGCAGCCGAACTTATGTTTGAGAAGTACAAAGTGCCAGCGCTGTTCCTAGCAAAAAATGCAGTATGT acttcgtttgatgcatcTGGACGTGCTACATCTCTGGTGGTTGACTG TGGTGGCGGGTCTACTGTGGTTTCTGCTGTGCATGATGGTTATGTGTTGCAAAAG TCTGTAGCAACTTCTCCAATTGGTGGTGAATTTTTAACTGACTGTATGATGAAAAGCTTGGAGAGCAAGGGCGTTGTT ATTAGGCCCAAGTATTCATTTAAGAAGAAGGAAGTGAGCCCTGGAGATTATAAG GTTGTAGATCTTGATTTTCCAAACACGACGGATAGTTACAGGTTATACTGCATG AGAGCCATCGCTAGCGACATCAAAGAGTCAGTTTGCAGAGTTCCAGATACCCCCTTTGATG AAGTGGCATATGCAAATGTCCCTACAACTTCATATGAGCTTCCAGATGGGCA AACTATTGAAGTTGGTGCAGATAGATTCAAGATTCCTGACATTTTGTTCAACCCATATCTTTCTCAG ACTATTCCTGGCATCGATGGATTTGGAGATTCCACTTCAATTCGCGGACTCCCACGAATG GTCCTTGACAGTGTAAATAGGTGTGATGTTGACATTCGCAAGGAATTACTCAGCAACATCTTG CTTTCTGGTGGCTCGTCATCAATTCTGCAGATAAAAGAGCGCCTAGAAAAAGAAGTACTGGAG GAGTCCCCTCAAAATGCTCGCGTAAAGGTTTTGGCAAGTGGAAGTTCAATGGAGAGGCGTTTCAG TGTTTGGATTGGAGGGAGCATTCTTGCATCTCTCGGGTCGTTCCAGCAAATGTGGTTCTCCAAAGCAGA GTACGAGGAGCATGGCGTTTCCTATATCCAGAGGAAATGCCCATGA